In a single window of the Coffea eugenioides isolate CCC68of chromosome 3, Ceug_1.0, whole genome shotgun sequence genome:
- the LOC113766880 gene encoding cytochrome P450 71A2-like, producing MLLGAFNVGDYIPWLAWINNVNGLEAKMKKVVNDFDEYLEKIVEEGMKRQEEKKSGSDGNDKKQQQNFVDVLLEIQKTSATGFAFGRDSLKAIILDMFVGGTDTTSALLQWAISELLRNTNAMHKLQKAVRQLPRCKPGITEDDLENLQYLKAVIKETLRLHPPVPLLAPRESRKASKIMGYDIAAGTQVIINAWAMGRDPKLWEDAESFWPERFLNSSVDIKGQHFQFIPFGAGRRSCPGAAFAMVTAELALANLVCRFDFELAGGARPEDLDMTEAPGIVTPRKIRLLLLASLPN from the exons ATGCTATTGGGTGCTTTTAACGTTGGAGATTACATCCCATGGCTTGCATGGATTAATAATGTTAATGGCTTGGAAGCAAAGATGAAAAAAGTGGTCAATGATTTTGATGAATATTTGGAAAAGATTGTTGAAGAGGGAATGAAGAGgcaggaggaaaagaaaagcggTAGTGATGGTAATGATAAGAAACAGCAGCAGAATTTTGTGGATGTTCTGCTTGAAATCCAGAAAACAAGTGCTACTGGTTTTGCTTTTGGGCGAGATTCCCTTAAAGCTATCATCCTG GACATGTTTGTTGGAGGAACTGATACTACGTCTGCATTGCTACAGTGGGCAATTTCTGAGCTGCTGAGAAACACAAATGCAATGCACAAACTGCAAAAAGCAGTGAGACAATTGCCAAGATGCAAACCAGGCATCACAGAGGATGATTTAGAGAATCTCCAGTACTTAAAAGCAGTAATCAAAGAGACTCTTCGATTGCATCCACCAGTTCCATTACTTGCTCCTCGTGAATCGAGGAAGGCGTCCAAGATAATGGGATATGATATTGCTGCCGGTACTCAAGTGATCATCAATGCTTGGGCAATGGGAAGGGACCCAAAATTGTGGGAAGATGCCGAGAGTTTTTGGCCGGAGAGGTTCTTGAATAGTTCTGTGGACATTAAAGGGCAACATTTTCAGTTCATCCCATTTGGTGCTGGAAGGAGGAGCTGCCCTGGCGCTGCATTTGCCATGGTTACAGCTGAACTTGCACTTGCAAATTTGGTGTGCCGCTTTGATTTTGAATTGGCAGGCGGAGCAAGGCCAGAGGATTTGGATATGACTGAAGCTCCTGGTATTGTTACACCAAGGAAAATTCGTCTTCTACTACTTGCAAGTCTTCCTAATTAG